Genomic segment of Umezawaea sp. Da 62-37:
GGTGCTCCAGGCGGGCAAGCGGATCGGGTCCATCATCCGCAGGGAGACCGGCGACGACCCGCACATCGTGTTCGACCACGTCGGGCGGGCCACGTTCGGCATCTCGATGTTCGTCGCCCGGCGCGGCGGCGCGGTCGTCACCTGCGGGTCCAGCACCGGCTACCAGCACCAGTACGACAACCGCTACCTGTGGATGAAGCTCAAGCGGCTCATCGGCAGCCACGGCGCGAACCTCCAGGAGCAGTGGGAGTCCAACCGGCTGTTCGACCTCGGGCTGGTGCTGCCGGTGCTCTCGGAGGTGCACTCGCTCGACGGCGTCGGCGACGCGGCCCGGCTGGTGCAGACCAACGGCCACGTCGGCAAGGTCGGCGTGCTGTGCCTGGCGCCCGAAGCGGGTCTCGGCGTGAGCGACCAGGCCAAGCGCGACCGGCTGGCCGCGCTCCGCCCGCCCGTGCTGGAGACCAAGGTCGTGGTGTGACGGACGTCGGTCCCGGTGCCCGGTCGGGCACCGGGACCGATCGCCCTGTCCGGCGGTCGAGTCCTACCGGGCGTCCCGCACGCCCCTGACCACGTGTTCCGCCAGCAGCAGTTCGCACATCTCCGTGCTGCCCTCGATGATCTCCATCAGCTTCGCGTCCCGGTAGGCCCGCGCCACCACGTGCCCGTCGCGCGCCCCGGCCGACGCCAGCACCTGCACCGCGGCGGCCGCGCCCTCGGCCGCCCGCCGCGCGCTCTCGTTCTTGGCCAGCAGCGTGGCGATCACCGACTCCGGCGACCCGCTGTCCCAGCACCGGCTCGCGTGCTCGCACAGCCGGGTCGCCACCTGTTCCCCCGTGACCAGGGTCGCCAGGTGCCGGGCCACGAGCTGGTGCTCCGCCAGCGGCCTGCCGAACTGCTCGCGGGTGGCGGCGTGCCGCGCGGCCGCGTCCCGGCACGCGCGCAGGATGCCGACGCAGCCCCACGCCACCGACTTGCGCCCGTACGCCAGCGCCGACGCCACCAGCAGCCCGAGCCCGGCCCCGGCTCCGAGGACGGCGGACGCGGGCACCCGCACCGAGTCCAGGAACACGGCGGCGTGCCCGGCGGCGCGGCAGCCCAGCGGATCGGCGACCCGCTCGACCCGCACGCCCGGCGCGTCGGCGGGCACCACGACCACGGCGCCGCCGCCCTCGGTGTACCGGCCGAACACCACGAGGAGGTCCGCGTAGTGCGCGGCCGTCACCCACACCTTGTGCCCGTCGACCACGACCGAGTCGCCGTCCGGGCGGATCGTCGTGGACATCGCGACCAGGTCGCTGCCCGCGTGCGGCTCGCTGAACCCGACCGCGGCCAGCTCGCCGCCGGTCAGCCTGCCCAGGTACTCCGCCTGCTGGTCCGGTTCCGCGAGCCGCCGCACGGTCCACGCCGCCATGCCCTGCGACGTCTGCACGCTGCGCAGCGAACTGCACAGCGCGCCCGTGTGCGCCGTGAACTCGCCGTTGTCCAGGCTCGTCCAGCCGAGACCGCCGTGCTCCACGGGCACCTCGGCGCACAGCAGGCCGTCGGCGCCCAAGCGGCGCAGCAGGTCCACCGGCAGCGCGCCGGCCCTGTCCCACTCGCCCGCCCGGTCACCGACGAGCTTCGTCACCAGGTCCGCCTGTTCGGCGGGGGATCCGGCCGCCGCGGTGGTCACGTTCATGCCAGGCCCTCTTCGCGGTCCGGGGAGTCGGGCGGCGGGACGCCGCCGCGACCATGGTCCGCGGCACGCCTAGCGGCGCGATAGCGGCCTGGTCACCAGCCGAAGCTGGGTGAGCCGATCAGCCGCCACCGGTTCTCCAGGCGGCTGTTGTGCGAGGTGCCCCGATCGGTCGCCTGCGGCGGTACCTGCGGTCGGGCGTGTTGCGGGCCCCCGTCGGTGCGGAGGATGAGCCGCTGCACGTGGCGCAGCTCCTGGCCCGGCTCGCTGCCGAGCTGTTCGATGAGCAGGTTGCGGGTGTGCAGGAACGCGGCCAGCGCGTCGGACTGGCGACCCGCGCCGTGCAGCGCCAGCATCAGCTGCGCGGTCAGCGTCTCCCGCAACGGGTGCGCCCGCACCAGGTGCGACAGCTCCGGCACCAGGCGGGCGTGCCTGCCCAGTTGCAGCTCCAGGTCGATCCACCACTCCAGGGTCTGCATCCGCAGCTCCAGCAGCGGCGGCACCTCCATGTCCTGCAACGTCGGGGAGGGCACGTCCAGCAGCGGCGCGTCGCGCCACAGCGCCAGCGCCGACGACAGGGCGGCCGACGCCTCGGCGTGCTTGCCCTCCGAGGCCAGTTCCGCCGCGCGGCCGTGCAGGTCGAAGAACGACGCGAGGTCGCTCTCGCCGGGGCTGACGTTGATCATGTAGCCGGGCGCCTTGGTGACGATCCGCTCGGCCACCTGCGGGCCGAGCGTGCGGCGCAGGCGCATCACGTACGTGCGGATGGTCGGGACCGCGCTCGGGGGCAGCTTCTCGCCCCAGAGGAACCAGGCGATGCGGTCGATCGACACCACGCGGTTGTTGTAGAGCAGCAGTCCCGCGAGGATGATCCGCTGCTGGGCGGCGGGTATCGCGACCTCCACGTCGTCGACCACGGCCTGTGTCGGCCCGAATATCCCGAAACGGATTCGTGTCTCCCGTGGACGAAGCTCCCGTGCACGCCCCATAGAGCGGCCTCTCTCCCTGTTGTGCTCTGTACCTGTTGTGCTCTGCGCCGACTCGGTGAATGCGGTCCCCATGGTGATGGTTCGGTACCGCGCAAATCAATGTCCGTTGTGTGTACAGCGGACATTCCGACTCGCTTCCTTTCGATTACCGTCTCATTTGGCTTGCTCTTCGCCGCGGTGCGCGTGGAGCCCCATTTGGTCGAAAATGGTGACTCAGCGTCCAGGGTGCTCGTCCGATCGGGTGACAATTTCGGGTTCACGGCGCGGAGGATCGCCTTGAGTGCTGTTCACCCGGATGGCGTTAACCGTATAAATCGTCACTGGTAAGGAAAATCGAAGTGATGTAGGTCACGCCGATTGGGAACTTTTGTACCAGTCGCGGACGGCGACGTTCGTCGTAACGCGAGTACTGCTCTTGATTTGGATAAACCGGAAACGGTCGATGTCCTTTCGCTTACCGCGAGGCGAATCCGCAGGCAACCCGCGATGGGCTGTTTTTCTGTCGTACATGTGCCACCGGAAGCATGTTTGCTGGTCACGAGCCTGCTGGCGTGCAAGTATCCGGGAAGTGTTTGAGCCCGCAAGAAGGCTTCACGGCATGGCTCGACGGCTTGGTAAGCCTTCTTCACAAAGGGTTCCGGTTATCCGGACGCGATCGCGACGACGACCGGGAATCGCGTTCGTGCCCGTTTGCCGTGATCTAGGGGCCCGTTTCGTGCCCGACTGCGGTGCTGTTGGAGTGAATTCGCAGTACAGGCTGGTGCGGGATGTGCCGCTGATTCGCGTTCGACCATCCGAGTGCACCGAGCGGTCCACCCGTCACCAGTGGAATGCAATCGGTTTCACAGCGCGTTGTGGATACCGGAGTCCGCATCCGATGCGAAAAGTCGTCTGCACGTGCACTTCGCGGAAGTGAAGTGGGCGTGAACCACCGGAATACGGGGAATGCGACATCCGGGCCGGTGTTCCCATTCCGGACGACTTGGGATCGGCGTTCCGGACATGTCCACCGGCGGTCGACGCCGTCGCTTTCGAAGCGACAGGGCACAGGGTGTGGACCACGTCGAAATCGGCGGATCGGATCAGCGGATCGGATCGGTGCCATCCGACTCGGGCAGCGTCCGGCGAGTCGGTCGACCCCACGCTAGGCAGTCGCCGTAGCGTCCGGATAGCGCGGCCGGCCAGGCTGCGCCGCGCGGGTCAGCCGCCGTCGCGGAAGACCAGCAGGTAGCGCCAGAACAGGAGCCTGCGGACGCGGCAGCCGGGCAGCAGGACCTCGGCTTCCCGGCGGATCCGGCGCAGGGGAGTGGTCGGCCGCGTCACCGGTGCCCGCCCCGTCGTGGCGGAACCACGGCGGAACTCCTCCACCACGGCGACGGCGAGCCGGGCGGCGGCGTTGACCGGGACGGCCGCCAGGCTCCACGCCCGGTCGACGGCGGTCGACTCCGGGTAGCAGCCCAGGATCAGCAGGACACCGCCCGGCGCGAGCGCGTCGCGCAGTGCGGCGACGGTGGAGAACGGCATGTGGTGGACGCACGCCAGGCACGAGATGACGTCGTAGCGCCCCCGCGGCAGGTCGATCGCGGTGACGTCCGCGCACTCGAACCGCGGGTTCCCGGCACCCGCGGAGAGCGCGCGGGCCTCGGCGACGACCTCTTCGGACACGTCGACCGCGTCGACCTCCAGGCCTCGTCCGGCCAGTCGCCGGGCGAACCGGCCGGTGCCGCAGCCGACGTCCAGCGCCACCCCGCCGCCGCGCGGCACGTGGCGCAGCAGCAGGCGGTGGTAGTGGTCGTTGTGGTCGAAGGGCACGGTTCAGCCGCCGGGACCCCGGACGCGGCGCAACGGCCTGCCCATGTCACCGGCCATGCGCGTCGGGCTGCCGGACGACCACGTCACGTCGCCGTCACGCCTCGGGGGTGCCGAGGACGTCGGCCCGGAACCCGGCGGCGGCGGCCAGGTCCACGAGATCGGGGCCCTGGGTGCTCGGGAGGAGCACGAGCGGGTAGCAGTCCGACTCGATGTCGAGGACGGCGAGAGCGGTGCCCGCGGCGTGGAGGCCGTCGCCCGCGAGTTCGAGGAAGTCGTACGTGGGGATCTCGGTGTCGGTGCCGTCGAGCCAGGTCCACGCGGAGGCGTCCGGTGTGGAGCGGAGCGCCCGCAGCCGGGCGGTGACCTCCTCCGGCTCCTCCTTCCAGTCGACCTCGGCGAGCAGGCCGTGGTCGGTGAGCGCGTCGACCAGCGCGATCCACGCGAGGTTGGGGATCGGTTCGTCGACACCGCGGTCGTCGAGGCGGTCGGCGTGCGTCCGCAGGTAGCCGCCGGGATCGTCGTGGGCGCTCGTCACGCGGTCGGCGACGTCCGGCAGGCCGGGGGCGAGCAGTGCGGCGAGGGCGGCCAGCGCGTCTCGGGCGGTCGGCGCCATGGGTGTTCTCCTGCTGGGGCTAGTCGTTCTCGGGGGCGGGCGGAGCGTTGAGGTCGTCCACGAACCTGCGCATCAGGCGTTCGAGTTCGAACAGGTCGCGGTCGGTCCACTGCGCGAACGCGTGCGCGTTGAGCCGGTGCCGGGCGGCGTCGAGCGCGTCGATGACCCGACGGCCCTCGGCGGTGATCAGCGCTTCCTTGATCCGCCGGTCCTCCGCGCTCGGACGGCGTTCGACCAGGCCCTGATCGGCCAGCTTCGCGACCTGCCTGCTGACCGTGGTGTGGTCGCGCCCGGCCTTCTCGGCGAGTTCGACGACGCCGATCGGCTGGAACCGCTCGATGCCCACCAGCAGCGGGAACAGGGCGCGGTCGAGGGTCACGCCCGCCTCGCTGAGGAGGACCTCGTCGCGCTGCGGCAGGTTCATGAGCGCCATCAGGTCCACGACGGACTGGTGCAGGTGCCGCTGCGCCACCAGTCGACGTCTGGGCGTCATGACCGCCGCACCTGCCTTCCGCTGTTCGGAACGAACGCGCTCATGTTAACGCGGGCCCGCCGCGGCCGTTCGCCTCGTGCGCGCTCCGAAGACCTGTGCAGAACGCACGAAGTTTTGGGTCAGTTTCCTTGACTACGTCTAGCGGTCGAGAATAACGTGTGCATCATGCACACGTTTTGATCGTATGCAACCCACTACCGATGGAGAGCCGAGCCATGGCACCCACCACCGACCCCGACGTGGTCATCTGCGGATCCGGCGCGGCGGGGCTGACCCTCGCCGTCGACCTGGCCCGCAGGGGCGTCGGATTCCTGCTGATCGACAAGGCGCCGCAGCCGTTCGGGGGTTCGCGCGGCAAGGGGATCCAGCCCCGGAGCCAGGAGGTGTTCGAGGACCTCGGGGTGATCGACCGGATCGTCGCCTCCGGCGGCGAGTACCCCGTCCAGCGCACCTACGCCGACGGCGGCTTCGTGGACGTGGCCGTCACCGAGCAGGCCGAACCGACCCCCGCGGAGCCGTACCAGCTCGCGCTGATGGTCCCGCAGTTCCTCACCGAGCGCCGGATGCGGGAACGGCTGGCCGAACTCGGCCACGTCGTGCTGCACGGCCACGAACTCGTCGGGTTCGACCAGGACGCGGACGGGGTCACCGCCCGGCTCGCGACCCCGACCGGCGAGCGGACCGTGCGGACCCGGTACCTGGTCGGCACCGACGGCGGGTCGAGCTTCGTGCGCAAAGCGCTGGGCATCGGGTTTCCCGGCAGGACGCTCGGCGTGCGGGCGGTCGTCGCCGACGTGCTGGTCGACGGTCTCACGACCGATGCCTGGCACCGCTGGGAACAGACGTCGCTGTGCCCGCTGCGCGGTACGGACATGTTCCAGTTCCAGGGCCCGATCCCGTTCGACCTCGACGTCGACCTCTCCGCCGAAGGGCTCACCGCGCTGTTCCACGCGCGCACCGGACGCGACGACATCGTGATCCGCGAGGTGCGCTGGGCATCGGCGTTCGAGATGAACGCCCGACTGGCCGACAGGTACCGCGAGGGACGGGTGTTGCTGGCGGGGGACGCGGCGCACTGCCACCCGCCGACCGGCGGCCAGGGCCTCAACACCAGCGTGCAGGACGCCTACAACCTCGGCTGGAAGCTCGCCGCCGTGCTCGGCGGGGCCGCCGAGTCGCTGCTCGACACGTACGAGGAGGAGCGGAGGCCGATCGCCGAATCGGTCCTGGGCCTGTCCGTTCGGCTGCTGGAAGCGGTCAAGGAACGCGACATGCGCCGGGGCCGCGAGGTGCACCAGCTCGACCTCGGATACGCGGGGTCATCGCTCAACGTGGGGAGTTCGGGGCGGGACAAGGGGGTGGTGCCGGGTGATCGTGCGCCCGATGCCCCGGTGACGGGGGCGGGTGGGGTGGCGACGCGGCTGTTCACCCTGTTCCGGGGGCCGCATTGGACGCTGCTGGGACATGACGTCGACGCCGATTCGGCACCGGCGGCGCGGGCGGGACTGCATGTGCACACCACCGGGGTTCGGGGTGATGTGGTGGACGGCGGTGGGTATTTTCGCGACGGGTACGGGTTGTCGACGGGGCAGTGGGTGTTGGTGCGCCCGGACGGGTACGTCGCGGCAGTGGTCGACAGTGGTGACCTGGGGGTGGTTGAGTCCTATTTGGACGGTATTGGTGTTCGGGGTTAGGCGGTGTTGTTGTCGTGCTGGGTCGCCGGGGGGCGGATCCAGGATCTCCGGGTGCGGCCGGCTTGACTTGGGGCCCCTTTTTTGGGCCTTGTCGGGCTGAAAGGGCAGGTGGTAGAGATGCCCGCCGACCAGTTGTAGGCCCAAAAACCCCAAGTCAAGCCAGCCGCATGGCGGTCGAGCGCTGCTCGGTGGGTGGGTGGTCGGGCGGTTTGCTCGGTGGGGTGGTTTTGGCTGCTGCTGCTGCCGTGTGGTTGGTCTGGGTTGCGGTGCTTTCTACCGCACCAAACCCACCGGTGCGGTCGAGTCGCGCACAACCAGTCGGCACGGTTGCCGGATGACGCCCGAGCGGGCCTGGCCGTCGAGGGCGGCGAACAGGTGGGTGACCGCTGTGGCGCCCAGTTGCTCGAGGTTCAGGTCGACCGTGGTCAGCGGTGGGCGGCAGTCCGCGGCGAAGATCTCCCAGTTGTCGTAGCCGACGACGGCGACGTCGTCGGGGATGCGCCTGCCCAGTTCGGTGAGGGTGTCGGCGACGCCGGTGGCGATCTGGTCGTTGCCGCAGAAGACCGCGTCCACCTCCGGGGCGGTGGCCAGCAGCATCCGGGCGGCCTGCCTGCCCCAGCGCTGGGACCACTCGCCGTGCAGCGGGGCGCCGCCCGTGAGCGGCAGGCCGTTCTCGGCCAGCACGTCGGTCAGGCCGGTGACCCGGTCCCGTGCCGCGCGGTAGGACTGGGGGCCGGTGATGTGGGCGATGTGCTTGCGCCGCAACGACACCAGGTGTTCGGCGGCCAGGCGGGCGCCGCCCTCGTCGTCGGCGAGCAGGGACAGGTCGGCGGGGTCGGTCGACTCGCCGTAGACGTAGACGACCGGCACCGGGATGTCGCGGGTCAGGGACGGCCGGAGGTCGTTGCTGTCGCCGACGACGATGAACCCGTCGACCTGGCGGGCGAGCAGCATCCGGATGTAGTGCTGTCTGCGGATGGCGTCGCCGCGGGCGTCGCAGAGCAGCACGGACATCTGCTCGTTGCCCAGGGCGTTCTCCGCGCCGAGCAGGATGGGGATGGAGAAGCGCCCCGCCAGTTCGTCGGTGAGCAGGCCGATCGTGCGGGTGCTGCCGGACGTGAGGCCCCTGGCGAGCGCGTTGGGGTGGAACGACAGCTCGGCGGCCGAGCGCAGCACGCGCTCGCGGGTGGCCGGGGCGACTTCGGCGCGCGCGTTGAGCGCCTTGGACGCGGTGGCGATCGAGACACCCGCCAGCCGGGCCACGTCGCTGAGGGTCACCGAGTCGGACCTTCGTCTGCTCACCGAAAACCTTTCGACGTTATTTCGACGGTCATTCGATTGTAATCGCACGTCAAGAAGCTGAGCGTGATGGTTCCGAAACACGAATGGTTTATTGCCGAAAGCGGTTTCGGCGGCCACTGTAACCCTGAGCGCGGCCTGGGAACGGTCCCGGCCCCGCCGGCGCGGGAGGTCTCGGATGACGCTGACGTCGCAGAACCCAGGACTCGTGGGAGGCCGCCCGGTCGTGCCGTCCCGTGGGGTCCTCCGGCCGCTCGGGCTCGGCGAGGTGCGGATCACCGGGGGTTTCTGGGCCGCGCGGCAGCGGGTCAACGGCGGCGCGACGCTCGGCCACGCGTTGTCGTGGATGGACCGGCTCGGCTGGGTCGGCAACTTCACGACCGGCGGTCCGGGGTCGCCCGACCGGCGCGGCCGGGAGTTCTCCGACTCGGAGGTCTACAAGCTCGTCGAGGCGATGGCCTGGGAGGTCGGCCGCACGGGTGACCGGGCCGCGGCCCCCGGCATCGACGGGCTGGCCGCCGCCATCGCCGCGGCGCAGTCGCCGGACGGCTACCTCAACACGGCGTTCGGCCGCCAGGGGCAGCGGCCGTGCTACAGCGACCTGGCGTCGGGCCACGAGCTGTACTGCACCGGGCACCTCCTCCAGGCGGCTGTCGCCGGGGCCAGGACCGGCGCGGCGGGCACCCTGCTGGAGGTCGCCCGCCGTGCCGCCGACCACGTCTGCGACACCTTCGGCCCGGACGGCGCGTGGGGCCTGTGCGGGCACCCGGAGATCGAGGTCGCGCTGGTCGAGCTGGCACGGGTGACCGGCGAGCAGCGCTACCTCGACCAGGCCGCCCTCTTCCTCGACCGTCGCGGCCACCGCACCCTGCCGCGCCACCACCTCGGCTGGTCCTACTACAGCGACGACGTCCCCGTCCTGACCGCGACCGTCCTCCGTGGACAC
This window contains:
- a CDS encoding acyl-CoA dehydrogenase family protein; translated protein: MNVTTAAAGSPAEQADLVTKLVGDRAGEWDRAGALPVDLLRRLGADGLLCAEVPVEHGGLGWTSLDNGEFTAHTGALCSSLRSVQTSQGMAAWTVRRLAEPDQQAEYLGRLTGGELAAVGFSEPHAGSDLVAMSTTIRPDGDSVVVDGHKVWVTAAHYADLLVVFGRYTEGGGAVVVVPADAPGVRVERVADPLGCRAAGHAAVFLDSVRVPASAVLGAGAGLGLLVASALAYGRKSVAWGCVGILRACRDAAARHAATREQFGRPLAEHQLVARHLATLVTGEQVATRLCEHASRCWDSGSPESVIATLLAKNESARRAAEGAAAAVQVLASAGARDGHVVARAYRDAKLMEIIEGSTEMCELLLAEHVVRGVRDAR
- a CDS encoding AfsR/SARP family transcriptional regulator, which gives rise to MVDDVEVAIPAAQQRIILAGLLLYNNRVVSIDRIAWFLWGEKLPPSAVPTIRTYVMRLRRTLGPQVAERIVTKAPGYMINVSPGESDLASFFDLHGRAAELASEGKHAEASAALSSALALWRDAPLLDVPSPTLQDMEVPPLLELRMQTLEWWIDLELQLGRHARLVPELSHLVRAHPLRETLTAQLMLALHGAGRQSDALAAFLHTRNLLIEQLGSEPGQELRHVQRLILRTDGGPQHARPQVPPQATDRGTSHNSRLENRWRLIGSPSFGW
- a CDS encoding class I SAM-dependent methyltransferase, giving the protein MPFDHNDHYHRLLLRHVPRGGGVALDVGCGTGRFARRLAGRGLEVDAVDVSEEVVAEARALSAGAGNPRFECADVTAIDLPRGRYDVISCLACVHHMPFSTVAALRDALAPGGVLLILGCYPESTAVDRAWSLAAVPVNAAARLAVAVVEEFRRGSATTGRAPVTRPTTPLRRIRREAEVLLPGCRVRRLLFWRYLLVFRDGG
- a CDS encoding DUF6630 family protein, translating into MAPTARDALAALAALLAPGLPDVADRVTSAHDDPGGYLRTHADRLDDRGVDEPIPNLAWIALVDALTDHGLLAEVDWKEEPEEVTARLRALRSTPDASAWTWLDGTDTEIPTYDFLELAGDGLHAAGTALAVLDIESDCYPLVLLPSTQGPDLVDLAAAAGFRADVLGTPEA
- a CDS encoding MarR family transcriptional regulator, coding for MTPRRRLVAQRHLHQSVVDLMALMNLPQRDEVLLSEAGVTLDRALFPLLVGIERFQPIGVVELAEKAGRDHTTVSRQVAKLADQGLVERRPSAEDRRIKEALITAEGRRVIDALDAARHRLNAHAFAQWTDRDLFELERLMRRFVDDLNAPPAPEND
- a CDS encoding FAD-dependent oxidoreductase; this encodes MAPTTDPDVVICGSGAAGLTLAVDLARRGVGFLLIDKAPQPFGGSRGKGIQPRSQEVFEDLGVIDRIVASGGEYPVQRTYADGGFVDVAVTEQAEPTPAEPYQLALMVPQFLTERRMRERLAELGHVVLHGHELVGFDQDADGVTARLATPTGERTVRTRYLVGTDGGSSFVRKALGIGFPGRTLGVRAVVADVLVDGLTTDAWHRWEQTSLCPLRGTDMFQFQGPIPFDLDVDLSAEGLTALFHARTGRDDIVIREVRWASAFEMNARLADRYREGRVLLAGDAAHCHPPTGGQGLNTSVQDAYNLGWKLAAVLGGAAESLLDTYEEERRPIAESVLGLSVRLLEAVKERDMRRGREVHQLDLGYAGSSLNVGSSGRDKGVVPGDRAPDAPVTGAGGVATRLFTLFRGPHWTLLGHDVDADSAPAARAGLHVHTTGVRGDVVDGGGYFRDGYGLSTGQWVLVRPDGYVAAVVDSGDLGVVESYLDGIGVRG
- a CDS encoding LacI family DNA-binding transcriptional regulator, translated to MSRRRSDSVTLSDVARLAGVSIATASKALNARAEVAPATRERVLRSAAELSFHPNALARGLTSGSTRTIGLLTDELAGRFSIPILLGAENALGNEQMSVLLCDARGDAIRRQHYIRMLLARQVDGFIVVGDSNDLRPSLTRDIPVPVVYVYGESTDPADLSLLADDEGGARLAAEHLVSLRRKHIAHITGPQSYRAARDRVTGLTDVLAENGLPLTGGAPLHGEWSQRWGRQAARMLLATAPEVDAVFCGNDQIATGVADTLTELGRRIPDDVAVVGYDNWEIFAADCRPPLTTVDLNLEQLGATAVTHLFAALDGQARSGVIRQPCRLVVRDSTAPVGLVR